In one Bacillus thuringiensis genomic region, the following are encoded:
- a CDS encoding ABC transporter ATP-binding protein, translating into MEIKNVTFSYDNVTNRLKSVSSEIEIGKITTIIGPNGCGKSTLLSVMSRNHAPSSGEVILDGKAISEYKPKEFARKLAVVHQQNEAPADITVEKLISFGRMPYKNIFSPQTDEDREAIERALVCTNLQSKRDKPIYALSGGERQRVWIAMTLAQNTPMLFLDEPTTYLDIYYQLEILELVKELNEVHGLTIVMVLHDINQAIRYSDHIIVMKDGEIITKGNPNDVITEEMVKAIYGVDVIVKQDEDTGLYMVPMGI; encoded by the coding sequence ATGGAAATTAAAAATGTAACCTTTTCATACGATAACGTAACAAATCGATTAAAGTCTGTTAGTAGTGAAATAGAAATTGGAAAAATTACAACAATCATTGGACCGAATGGATGTGGGAAATCAACATTACTTAGTGTCATGTCTAGAAACCACGCTCCTAGCAGTGGAGAAGTAATACTTGATGGAAAAGCGATTAGTGAATATAAACCGAAAGAGTTTGCTAGAAAGCTAGCGGTTGTCCATCAACAAAATGAGGCTCCAGCAGATATTACAGTGGAAAAGCTAATAAGCTTCGGGCGTATGCCATATAAAAATATATTCTCTCCGCAAACAGATGAAGATAGAGAAGCGATTGAGCGTGCACTAGTATGTACGAATTTACAAAGTAAGCGTGATAAGCCAATTTATGCTTTATCTGGTGGAGAGCGGCAGCGAGTTTGGATCGCAATGACATTAGCTCAAAATACACCAATGCTCTTCTTAGATGAGCCGACCACATATTTAGATATTTACTATCAGCTAGAAATATTAGAGTTAGTGAAAGAGTTAAATGAAGTTCATGGACTAACGATTGTAATGGTATTACATGATATTAATCAAGCCATTCGTTATAGCGACCATATTATCGTTATGAAAGATGGAGAAATCATTACGAAAGGTAATCCTAATGATGTAATAACAGAAGAAATGGTTAAAGCAATATATGGTGTAGATGTCATTGTAAAGCAGGATGAAGATACCGGATTGTACATGGTACCTATGGGAATCTAA
- a CDS encoding NEAT domain-containing protein: MNRYTKIIVAMFLMIFTFVSTLQPLAVQAATKLADGEYSIGFKVLKDTSDEESMMNQYSVSPGTLKVKDGKKKVSFTLTNSSWITKFETEKAGKLVATNVISENKEKDTRVVEFDVEDVEKVLNAKVKVDIDFLNYHHEYDVRIAFDQNSITPIHVEQPNEKEDPANKPDPNEKPDPGQKPDQKPDPDQQPNSNTITDGAYSIPFKVLKDQTDEESKMNTYMVNPGVLKVENGKKKAIVTLKSSSLIKNFQTEKDGTFVDAKVVSENKEKDTRVVEFEVNDLSEKLNTKVFIEMASRNYKQTHDVQLLFEQDKLEQIKNEEKQPEVEKPEAEKPEAEKPEVEKPEVEKPDENKKTDAETIKDGEYSINFKALKDQTDEISMMNTYTKSPGVLKVKDGKKYVSFTLTNSSWITKFEFEKNGSFVDANVISEDEKADSRVVEVEVPDLSKKLNAKVKVDIDSMNYHHFYDIQFAFDKGSIKPLDNQGGNDNQGGNDNQGGNDNQGGNDNQGGNDNQGGNNNQDENNKPRVIVDPKNLVDGQYDITFKVLKDKTDEISKMHDYVVNPAKLIVKDGKKYIEMTLKNSAWITKFQTENNELFADAKVVSEDKNANTRVVQFEVEDLFKKLNAKVKVDIDEMNYHHFYDVQIQFDTNNIGALGTLKEEPKNEPKNPVTTPKVDNVKTVGTPDFNRNADGQKKKEDTKNDSKKEKNSKTADTAQLGLYMVLLLGSLALLVRKYRAGRL; the protein is encoded by the coding sequence TTGAACAGGTATACAAAAATTATTGTTGCTATGTTTTTAATGATATTTACATTCGTATCAACATTACAACCACTTGCAGTTCAAGCAGCTACCAAGTTGGCTGACGGTGAATATTCAATTGGCTTCAAAGTTTTAAAAGATACATCAGATGAAGAATCGATGATGAATCAATATTCAGTAAGCCCAGGGACTTTAAAAGTGAAGGATGGGAAAAAGAAAGTATCCTTTACATTAACAAATAGTTCATGGATTACGAAGTTTGAAACAGAAAAAGCAGGTAAGCTAGTTGCGACAAATGTAATTAGTGAAAATAAAGAAAAAGATACAAGAGTAGTAGAATTTGATGTAGAAGATGTAGAGAAGGTATTAAATGCAAAAGTAAAAGTAGATATTGATTTTTTAAATTATCATCATGAGTACGACGTTCGTATTGCATTTGATCAAAATAGTATTACACCAATTCATGTGGAACAACCAAATGAAAAAGAGGACCCAGCTAATAAGCCAGATCCAAATGAAAAACCGGATCCAGGTCAGAAGCCCGACCAAAAGCCTGACCCAGATCAACAACCAAATTCTAACACAATTACAGATGGTGCGTACAGCATTCCATTTAAAGTGTTAAAAGATCAAACAGATGAAGAATCTAAGATGAATACTTACATGGTAAATCCAGGAGTATTAAAAGTAGAAAACGGTAAGAAAAAAGCAATTGTAACATTGAAAAGTAGCTCATTAATTAAAAATTTCCAAACGGAAAAAGATGGCACATTTGTTGATGCAAAAGTAGTAAGTGAGAATAAGGAAAAAGATACAAGAGTAGTAGAGTTTGAAGTAAACGATTTATCTGAAAAACTAAATACAAAAGTATTTATCGAAATGGCATCAAGAAATTATAAGCAAACGCATGATGTACAACTTTTATTTGAACAAGATAAACTTGAACAAATTAAAAATGAAGAGAAACAACCAGAAGTAGAAAAACCAGAAGCAGAAAAACCAGAAGCAGAAAAACCAGAAGTAGAAAAACCAGAAGTAGAAAAACCAGATGAAAATAAAAAAACAGATGCTGAGACAATTAAAGATGGTGAATACAGCATCAATTTCAAAGCATTAAAAGATCAAACAGACGAAATTTCAATGATGAACACATATACAAAAAGTCCAGGTGTGCTAAAAGTAAAAGATGGTAAGAAGTATGTATCATTTACGTTAACGAACAGTTCTTGGATTACAAAATTTGAATTTGAGAAAAATGGTTCGTTTGTTGATGCAAATGTAATAAGTGAAGATGAAAAAGCTGATTCACGCGTAGTGGAAGTAGAAGTACCAGATTTATCGAAAAAGTTAAATGCAAAAGTAAAAGTAGATATCGATTCAATGAATTATCACCATTTTTACGATATTCAATTTGCATTTGATAAAGGTAGCATTAAGCCGTTAGATAACCAAGGTGGAAACGACAACCAAGGTGGAAACGACAACCAAGGCGGGAATGACAACCAAGGTGGAAACGACAACCAAGGCGGGAATGACAACCAAGGTGGAAACAACAACCAAGATGAAAATAATAAACCGAGAGTAATAGTTGATCCGAAAAATTTAGTAGATGGCCAATATGATATTACATTTAAAGTATTAAAAGATAAAACAGATGAGATTTCAAAGATGCATGACTATGTTGTAAATCCAGCGAAATTAATCGTAAAAGATGGTAAAAAATATATTGAGATGACGCTGAAAAATAGTGCGTGGATTACGAAATTCCAAACGGAAAACAATGAACTATTCGCTGATGCGAAAGTAGTAAGCGAAGATAAAAATGCAAATACACGAGTAGTACAGTTTGAAGTAGAAGATCTATTTAAAAAATTAAACGCAAAAGTAAAGGTAGACATCGATGAGATGAACTACCATCATTTCTACGATGTGCAAATTCAATTTGATACAAATAATATCGGCGCGTTAGGAACTCTTAAAGAGGAACCGAAAAATGAACCGAAAAATCCAGTGACTACACCGAAAGTAGATAATGTAAAAACAGTAGGTACTCCTGATTTTAACCGAAATGCAGATGGTCAGAAGAAAAAAGAAGATACAAAAAATGATTCAAAAAAAGAGAAAAACTCAAAAACTGCAGATACAGCACAACTTGGTTTATACATGGTGTTACTGCTAGGTTCACTTGCTTTACTAGTTCGTAAATATAGAGCAGGTAGATTGTAA
- a CDS encoding FecCD family ABC transporter permease, whose amino-acid sequence MNKKTWSFLIVTALLIVMTSLSAMKGSLEVGIVELVQGIFTGGNEDVEVIKDLRFPRIIIALFTGAALAVSGVLFQAVMKNPLADAGVIGISSGASFMTLIIITLFPQFFFWTPVFAFLGGALACYLVYSFSWKSGLSPLRIILIGIAINAMFTGLNESFVTICGYFIKSIKQTTTSNITMKTWGDVEIMVTYGTVGLILALFVGAWCNLLSLQDKTAKNLGLHVTRVRLIISAIAVLLAAVSTAIAGVIAFVGLLVPHISRQLVGSDHKVLIPFSALAGALLILTADTIGRLIVPPNEIPAATIMAVIGGPFLIFLLRKSDKVHGN is encoded by the coding sequence ATGAATAAAAAAACTTGGAGTTTCCTCATTGTTACTGCATTGCTTATTGTTATGACATCATTGTCAGCGATGAAAGGGAGTTTAGAAGTAGGTATTGTTGAACTTGTACAAGGGATATTTACAGGTGGAAATGAAGATGTTGAAGTCATTAAAGATTTACGTTTTCCGCGTATTATTATTGCGTTGTTCACTGGAGCGGCTCTTGCTGTTTCAGGTGTGCTTTTTCAAGCTGTTATGAAAAATCCACTCGCCGATGCTGGGGTAATCGGTATATCTTCAGGAGCTAGTTTTATGACACTTATTATTATTACGTTGTTCCCGCAATTCTTTTTCTGGACACCCGTATTCGCCTTTTTAGGTGGTGCGCTTGCATGTTATCTCGTTTATTCGTTTTCATGGAAATCAGGATTAAGCCCGCTTCGCATTATTTTAATTGGTATTGCCATTAATGCAATGTTTACTGGGTTAAATGAATCATTCGTTACGATTTGTGGGTATTTTATTAAGAGTATTAAGCAAACGACGACTTCTAACATAACAATGAAGACGTGGGGCGATGTAGAAATAATGGTGACTTATGGAACGGTTGGTCTTATTCTTGCTCTGTTCGTAGGAGCTTGGTGTAACTTATTATCGCTACAAGATAAGACTGCGAAAAACTTAGGCTTGCACGTGACGAGAGTTCGTCTTATTATTTCTGCCATTGCAGTACTCTTAGCGGCAGTATCAACAGCGATTGCAGGTGTTATTGCTTTTGTAGGATTACTAGTTCCACATATTTCAAGACAATTAGTCGGTTCAGACCATAAAGTATTAATTCCATTTTCTGCTCTTGCAGGGGCGTTATTAATTTTGACGGCAGATACGATTGGAAGGTTAATTGTGCCACCTAACGAAATTCCAGCAGCAACAATTATGGCGGTTATTGGTGGTCCATTCTTAATATTCTTGCTTAGAAAGAGTGATAAAGTTCATGGAAATTAA
- the isdC gene encoding heme uptake protein IsdC, with product MKKVSVLPAFIITFVCMLAFLVMPYGNASAKLADGTYDINYVIQKAENDSASMANDYFEKPAKLIVKNGEMRVQVPMNHSAWITEFKAPENGNFVDAKVVSKDESADKRTVEFKVDDLSKPAAVKIHVVVPNANYDHHYTIRFAFDANVKAVGGDNGVAATTKNNDQAKTDTQVKEEKTKVESKETAKEVNKETKNENGKAEKTDNPKTGDETRIGLFVALILISGAFLIRKVKLSK from the coding sequence ATGAAAAAGGTTTCTGTATTACCCGCTTTTATTATAACGTTCGTATGTATGCTAGCTTTTCTTGTAATGCCATACGGGAATGCTTCAGCAAAACTAGCTGATGGTACTTACGATATTAATTACGTAATTCAAAAAGCGGAAAATGATTCAGCTTCAATGGCAAATGACTATTTTGAAAAGCCGGCAAAATTAATAGTGAAAAACGGTGAGATGAGAGTACAAGTTCCGATGAATCATAGTGCTTGGATTACAGAATTTAAAGCACCAGAGAATGGGAATTTTGTTGATGCGAAAGTTGTTAGTAAAGATGAATCGGCAGATAAAAGAACAGTAGAGTTTAAAGTAGATGATTTATCCAAACCGGCAGCTGTAAAAATTCATGTTGTTGTACCAAATGCAAACTATGACCACCACTACACAATTCGTTTTGCTTTTGATGCAAATGTAAAAGCTGTAGGTGGCGATAACGGCGTAGCTGCTACAACAAAAAATAATGATCAAGCGAAAACAGATACACAAGTAAAAGAAGAGAAAACAAAAGTAGAGAGTAAGGAAACAGCTAAAGAAGTGAACAAAGAAACAAAAAATGAAAATGGAAAAGCTGAAAAAACAGATAACCCAAAAACAGGCGATGAAACACGTATTGGATTGTTTGTAGCGTTAATTCTTATTTCAGGTGCTTTCTTAATTCGTAAAGTGAAGTTGAGTAAATAA
- the srtB gene encoding class B sortase: MNSKKGRKKNSFFQRILTIVFLGIFFYSMYELGGIFMDYYENRKVMAEAQHIYKRSPMEEKSEDGEVRKQFQDLQKINPEIVGWITMDDTQINYPIVQAKDNDYYLFRNYKGEDMRAGSIFMDHRNDVKSQNRNTILYGHRMKDGSMFGSLKKMLDEDFFMSHRKLYYDTLFEGYDVEVFSVYTTTTDFYYIETDFENDAAYTSFLKEIQEKSLYKTDTELTANDEIVTLSTCDYALDPEAGRLVVHAKLVKRN; encoded by the coding sequence TTGAATAGTAAGAAAGGACGGAAAAAGAATTCTTTTTTTCAACGCATACTTACAATTGTGTTTTTAGGAATCTTTTTCTATTCAATGTATGAGTTGGGCGGGATTTTCATGGATTATTATGAAAATCGTAAAGTAATGGCTGAGGCACAACATATTTATAAAAGAAGTCCAATGGAAGAAAAATCAGAAGATGGAGAGGTACGTAAACAGTTTCAGGATCTCCAGAAAATTAATCCAGAGATAGTCGGATGGATTACGATGGATGATACACAAATTAATTATCCAATCGTTCAAGCAAAAGATAATGATTACTATTTATTTCGTAATTATAAAGGTGAAGATATGAGAGCGGGAAGCATTTTTATGGACCATCGTAATGATGTGAAATCTCAAAATCGAAATACGATTTTATATGGCCATCGTATGAAAGACGGTTCTATGTTTGGTAGTTTAAAAAAGATGTTGGATGAAGACTTTTTTATGTCTCATCGTAAATTATATTACGATACATTATTTGAAGGATACGACGTGGAAGTTTTTTCAGTATACACGACAACAACGGACTTTTATTACATTGAAACGGATTTTGAAAATGATGCAGCATATACATCGTTCTTAAAGGAAATTCAAGAAAAATCACTGTACAAAACGGATACGGAATTGACGGCTAATGATGAAATCGTAACACTTTCTACTTGTGATTATGCGCTTGATCCAGAGGCTGGGAGGCTAGTTGTACATGCAAAATTAGTAAAAAGAAATTAA
- the isdG gene encoding heme oxygenase — protein sequence MIIVTNTAKITKGNGHKLIERFNKVGKVETMPGFLGLEVLLTQNTVDYDEVTISTRWNAKEDFQGWTKSAAFKDAHSHQGGMPEYILDNKIAYYDVKVVRMPMAAAQ from the coding sequence ATGATTATTGTTACAAATACAGCTAAAATTACAAAGGGAAATGGACATAAATTAATTGAGCGTTTTAATAAAGTAGGTAAAGTTGAAACGATGCCAGGCTTTTTAGGTCTAGAAGTTCTTTTAACGCAAAATACAGTTGATTATGATGAAGTAACAATTAGCACTCGCTGGAATGCAAAAGAAGATTTCCAAGGTTGGACAAAGAGCGCTGCATTTAAAGATGCTCACTCACATCAAGGCGGAATGCCAGAATATATTCTTGATAATAAAATTGCTTACTATGATGTAAAAGTTGTACGTATGCCAATGGCCGCAGCACAGTAA
- the isdE gene encoding heme ABC transporter substrate-binding protein IsdE, giving the protein MRVKKIVSVLMAIILLMSIAGCSSPKKESAKQVKSESKERVVATTVAVTEIMDALEVDLVGVPTSSKTLPKRYKGLPEVGNPMSPDMEKVKSLKPSEVLSVTTLEYELKPVFDGVGMKANFLDLTSLKNMQSSISDLGKKYGREKQAEAVVTKLDKKVSSIQKEVKGKKEPTVLILLGVPGSYLVATEHSYIGDLVKQLGGKNIVQGEQVEYLASNTEYLKKADPDIILRAAHGMPDEVVKMFDKEFKTNDIWKHFAAVKNNRVYDLEERLFGTTGNLAAIEALDELKKMMYP; this is encoded by the coding sequence TTGAGAGTGAAGAAAATTGTAAGTGTACTAATGGCTATCATTTTGTTAATGAGTATAGCCGGGTGCTCATCACCAAAAAAAGAATCAGCAAAGCAGGTAAAGAGTGAAAGTAAAGAGCGCGTCGTTGCAACAACAGTGGCTGTTACTGAAATTATGGATGCGTTAGAAGTAGATTTAGTCGGCGTTCCAACAAGTTCTAAAACTTTACCGAAGCGATATAAAGGTTTACCTGAAGTTGGGAATCCAATGAGTCCAGATATGGAAAAGGTAAAGTCATTAAAGCCTTCAGAAGTGTTATCTGTGACAACACTTGAATATGAATTAAAGCCAGTTTTTGATGGTGTGGGTATGAAAGCAAACTTTTTAGATTTAACGAGTTTGAAAAATATGCAAAGTTCTATTAGCGATTTAGGTAAGAAATATGGGCGTGAAAAACAGGCCGAAGCAGTAGTAACTAAATTAGATAAAAAGGTTTCTAGCATTCAAAAAGAAGTAAAAGGAAAGAAAGAACCGACAGTGCTTATTTTATTAGGTGTGCCTGGAAGTTATTTAGTAGCAACAGAGCATTCTTATATTGGAGATTTAGTGAAACAACTAGGTGGTAAAAATATTGTGCAAGGTGAACAAGTAGAATATTTAGCTTCTAATACAGAGTATTTAAAGAAAGCTGATCCAGATATTATTTTACGAGCAGCTCATGGTATGCCTGATGAAGTTGTAAAAATGTTTGATAAAGAATTTAAAACAAATGATATTTGGAAACACTTTGCTGCGGTTAAAAATAACCGTGTTTACGATTTAGAAGAGCGTTTATTTGGAACGACAGGCAATTTAGCAGCAATTGAAGCGTTAGATGAATTGAAAAAAATGATGTATCCGTGA
- a CDS encoding NEAT domain-containing protein, which produces MFKQFKMIIAVFAVLFTFIATLGLQDAKAATKLADGKYNIAFTVWKGDKDESSRMNSYFESPATLTVKNGKQYVSFKVKDSASIKSFQVEKDGQFVETNVLSENKKDNTRVVEFEVADLSKKLNGKVKINIPIINYNASYDIRFVFDGSSIK; this is translated from the coding sequence ATGTTTAAACAATTTAAAATGATTATTGCCGTATTTGCTGTTTTATTTACGTTTATCGCAACACTAGGTTTACAAGATGCAAAGGCTGCTACAAAACTAGCTGATGGAAAATATAATATTGCTTTTACTGTATGGAAAGGCGATAAAGATGAATCGTCTAGAATGAATAGTTATTTTGAAAGCCCAGCAACATTAACAGTTAAAAATGGAAAACAATATGTTTCATTTAAAGTGAAAGATAGTGCTTCTATTAAAAGTTTCCAAGTAGAAAAAGATGGTCAATTTGTAGAAACAAACGTGTTAAGTGAAAACAAAAAAGATAATACTAGAGTAGTAGAATTTGAAGTTGCTGACTTGTCAAAAAAACTAAATGGAAAGGTGAAAATTAATATTCCAATTATTAATTATAATGCTTCATATGATATTCGCTTTGTATTTGATGGGAGCAGTATTAAATAA
- a CDS encoding cation:proton antiporter, translated as MVESLLLSIVIIITLGIASQWTAWRFQLPAIVVMAVAGLLIGPVFGIINPKEVLGDVFSPLVSLSVAIILFEGSLSLDIRELRGLSKPVFRIVTFGAFIAWIAGSLAAHYVAGLDWAVAFIIGGLFIVTGPTVIIPLLRQARLKPRTAAILKWEGIIVDPFGALLAVFAFQIVNFLTKDNVQLHTLLYFFAGSLFAMVLGYVFSIFMSYMILKGKVPEYLKAPILLVTVLLCFGIADEVMHETGMLAVTVMGITLARMKKYISSIGDIRHFNENISVLLTSTVFIILTASLPRTTIMEIFSWPIISFVLMMLFVVRPLSIWISTIGTELTKAERALVGWIAPRGIVALTVSSYFATELLQEGYKDASILTALTFALVITTVCAHGFSIGFLAKKLGLANTEPPGILISGASTFSSAFALHCKEMGVPSLIVDVSEEHLQCAKVKGLNTYNGQVLSEQLQFEVDMNQYEYLIAVTDTDSYNVLVANTYVPQFGHHNTFLLPIHDVEKIEQERISLSKKAHLLFGQNEIYEELNRKIEDGYIFKTIQVAEEQKINKEERDSEDLILFIRHRDGSLTFSTLYKYIAVMPGDELVVLAKQ; from the coding sequence ATGGTTGAATCACTTTTACTTAGTATCGTTATTATTATTACGTTAGGTATTGCTTCACAATGGACTGCATGGCGCTTCCAGCTTCCTGCCATTGTTGTTATGGCAGTTGCTGGATTATTAATTGGTCCAGTTTTCGGTATTATTAATCCAAAAGAGGTGCTTGGAGATGTTTTTAGTCCACTCGTATCACTCTCTGTTGCAATTATATTGTTTGAGGGTAGTTTAAGTTTAGATATACGTGAACTGAGGGGACTATCAAAACCAGTATTTCGTATCGTTACGTTTGGTGCGTTTATCGCGTGGATTGCTGGCTCACTTGCAGCTCATTACGTCGCTGGATTAGATTGGGCGGTTGCATTTATTATTGGAGGACTTTTTATTGTGACAGGTCCAACGGTAATTATTCCGTTGTTACGCCAAGCACGATTAAAACCAAGAACAGCTGCAATTTTAAAATGGGAAGGGATTATTGTTGATCCATTTGGAGCTTTACTTGCTGTATTTGCCTTTCAAATTGTAAATTTCTTAACGAAAGATAATGTACAATTACATACGTTGCTGTATTTCTTTGCAGGTTCATTATTTGCAATGGTGCTCGGTTATGTATTTAGTATTTTTATGAGTTATATGATTTTAAAGGGAAAAGTACCAGAATATTTAAAAGCACCAATTTTGTTAGTTACGGTATTATTATGCTTCGGCATTGCGGATGAAGTGATGCATGAAACAGGTATGCTAGCTGTAACCGTAATGGGGATTACGCTTGCACGGATGAAGAAATATATTTCTTCTATCGGTGATATTCGTCATTTTAACGAAAATATTTCAGTACTACTAACGTCGACTGTTTTTATTATATTAACAGCATCGCTTCCAAGAACAACTATTATGGAGATTTTCAGCTGGCCTATTATAAGTTTTGTACTTATGATGTTGTTTGTTGTACGTCCTTTATCGATTTGGATATCGACAATTGGAACAGAGTTAACAAAAGCAGAACGGGCGCTAGTTGGCTGGATTGCACCGCGAGGTATCGTTGCATTAACGGTTTCAAGTTACTTTGCGACGGAGTTATTACAAGAAGGTTATAAAGACGCTTCTATATTAACGGCACTTACATTTGCACTCGTTATTACGACCGTGTGTGCTCACGGATTTTCAATTGGATTTTTAGCGAAGAAATTAGGATTGGCAAATACGGAGCCACCAGGAATCTTAATTTCAGGTGCGAGTACATTCTCATCTGCTTTTGCATTGCACTGTAAAGAGATGGGTGTTCCGAGCTTAATTGTAGATGTATCTGAAGAACATTTGCAATGTGCAAAGGTGAAAGGGCTTAATACATATAATGGCCAAGTACTCTCTGAACAGTTACAATTTGAAGTTGATATGAATCAGTATGAATACTTAATTGCAGTTACAGATACGGATTCTTATAATGTATTAGTTGCAAATACATACGTACCGCAGTTTGGACATCATAATACATTTTTACTTCCAATCCATGATGTGGAAAAGATTGAACAAGAACGCATTTCTCTTTCAAAAAAAGCTCATTTACTGTTTGGTCAAAATGAAATTTATGAAGAGTTAAATAGAAAAATTGAAGATGGTTATATTTTTAAAACGATACAAGTTGCAGAAGAACAAAAAATTAATAAAGAAGAAAGAGATTCAGAGGATTTAATATTATTTATTCGCCATCGAGATGGTAGTCTTACTTTTTCAACATTGTATAAATATATAGCTGTTATGCCAGGGGATGAGCTAGTTGTACTAGCAAAGCAATAA
- the brnQ6 gene encoding branched-chain amino acid transport system II carrier protein BrnQ6 translates to MKSSLKFSEMFAISLMLFALFFGAGNMIFPPALGQGAGTDVWIALFGFIVTGVGLPLLGVIVIALKGDINELAGRVHPIFALVFITAIYLCLGVFVSVPRTGTVAYEMSVAPFLPSEIAGQSYPLVIFTLIFFAVTFYLALNPSKLVGRIGKVLTPILLAVIAIIVGKALITPIGEFGAPTEAYSAPLFKGFIDGYLTLDGLAALVFGNVVIHALKEKGITNKNSIAKVTIFAGFIAALGLLLVYLALAYLGASSVSLGMGANGGIILTNVVNHLFGSYGTLLLGIAITAACLTTSVGIVAACGDYFSSLLPKLSYQKVVFIFCVLAFMVANLGLTQLNALALPILIAIYPIGIVLIVLSLVENYVRLPLAMYVGGIVGAFAISFFDGLHNANLQIAALAPILDKIPLYSVGIGWLVPGIIGMGFGYIVSKFQKQEIAVEK, encoded by the coding sequence ATGAAATCATCTTTAAAGTTTTCAGAGATGTTTGCAATAAGTTTAATGTTATTTGCACTGTTTTTTGGTGCAGGTAATATGATTTTTCCACCAGCGTTAGGGCAAGGTGCTGGAACGGACGTATGGATCGCGCTGTTTGGTTTTATCGTAACAGGGGTTGGACTACCTTTATTAGGAGTAATTGTTATAGCTTTAAAGGGAGATATTAATGAGCTAGCAGGACGTGTACATCCTATATTCGCACTTGTTTTTATCACTGCAATTTATTTATGTTTAGGCGTATTCGTAAGTGTACCGCGTACAGGAACAGTAGCTTATGAGATGAGTGTTGCACCGTTTTTACCAAGTGAGATAGCTGGTCAGTCATATCCACTTGTTATCTTTACACTTATTTTCTTTGCAGTCACTTTCTATTTAGCTTTAAATCCTTCGAAATTAGTGGGTCGTATTGGTAAGGTGCTAACTCCAATATTATTAGCTGTTATTGCAATTATCGTAGGTAAAGCACTTATTACACCAATTGGAGAATTTGGTGCACCGACAGAAGCGTATAGTGCTCCTCTCTTTAAAGGATTTATTGATGGATATTTAACTTTAGATGGACTTGCAGCACTGGTATTCGGAAATGTTGTAATTCATGCGTTAAAAGAAAAAGGCATTACAAATAAAAACAGTATTGCAAAAGTAACAATCTTTGCAGGATTTATTGCAGCGCTTGGTCTACTACTTGTGTATTTAGCACTTGCTTATCTTGGAGCTTCTAGTGTGTCACTTGGAATGGGCGCAAACGGAGGAATTATTTTAACAAATGTCGTGAATCATTTATTTGGTAGCTACGGAACTTTATTACTAGGGATCGCAATTACAGCAGCATGTTTAACAACTTCTGTAGGTATTGTTGCAGCTTGTGGTGATTACTTCTCTTCCTTATTACCAAAGCTTTCTTATCAAAAAGTCGTTTTCATTTTCTGTGTATTAGCATTTATGGTAGCAAACCTTGGGTTAACTCAGTTAAATGCATTAGCGTTACCAATCTTAATCGCAATTTATCCAATTGGAATCGTACTTATCGTATTATCACTTGTTGAAAACTACGTTCGTCTTCCATTAGCGATGTATGTGGGCGGGATTGTAGGAGCATTTGCAATAAGTTTCTTTGATGGATTACACAATGCAAACCTTCAAATTGCAGCGCTAGCACCTATTTTAGATAAGATTCCATTATATAGTGTAGGAATTGGTTGGTTAGTTCCAGGGATAATCGGTATGGGATTTGGTTATATAGTTTCTAAGTTTCAAAAGCAGGAAATTGCTGTAGAGAAATAG